The following proteins come from a genomic window of Populus alba chromosome 12, ASM523922v2, whole genome shotgun sequence:
- the LOC118044370 gene encoding reticulon-like protein B5, with amino-acid sequence MAEHEGQRESAAESLVDKITEKISGHDSSSSSDSDNEKFDAVKSKIFRLFGREKPVHKVLGGGKPADVFLWRNTKISAGVLGGATTVWVLFELLEYHLITLVCYLSILSLAVLFLWSNTSNFLNIPPPKIPEVVLPEQCVREVASMLRIEINRGFSVLRDIASGRDLKKVLAVIAGLWVLSLIGSCINILTLLYISFVLLHTVPVLYEKHEDQVDAYSEKAWIEIKKQYAVFDEKYLSKIPKGALKGEKKD; translated from the exons ATGGCGGAGCACGAAGGGCAGCGTGAATCAGCGGCTGAATCACTGGTGGATAAGATAACTGAGAAGATCAGCGGTCATGATTCATCTTCTTCGTCTGATTCCGACAACGAAAAGTTTGATGCTGTTAAATCGAAAATCTTTCGGCTTTTTGGTAGAGAGAAACCCGTCCACAAAGTATTAGGCGGTGGAAAAC CTGCTGACGTTTTCCTGTGGAGGAACACGAAAATCTCTGCTGGGGTGCTTGGTGGTGCAACTACAGTCTGGGTTCTATTTGAATTGCTTGAATATCATTTAATAACTTTAGTTTGCTATTTATCAATACTTTCTCTGGCTGTTCTTTTCCTGTGGTCCAATACATCCAATTTCTTGAACAT aCCCCCTCCTAAAATCCCTGAAGTTGTGCTCCCTGAGCAATGTGTTCGTGAAGTTGCCTCCATGCTGAGAATTGAAATCAACCGAGGATTTTCTGTCCTGCGTGATATTGCATCTGGGAGAGATTTGAAGAAGGTTCTTGCT GTAATTGCTGGCTTGTGGGTTCTGTCACTTATTGGGAGTTGCATTAACATCCTGACCTTGCTCTACATAT CCTTTGTTTTGCTGCACACCGTGCCAGTGCTGTATGAGAAGCACGAGGACCAGGTTGATGCATATTCTGAAAAGGCATGGATTGAGATCAAGAAGCAGTATGCAgtgtttgatgaaaaatatttaagcaAAATTCCAAAGGGGGCATTGAAGGGAGAGAAGAaggattag
- the LOC118044371 gene encoding F-box protein At5g52880 isoform X2: protein MSDQVERYQILGYKEALTRTHHYPVACKELSLILREAYNKLPKNLQSLVFQDTLSSFKLLPQMWTDNAVSAAHLLVQSAEATLPKQKKNVATKEFKQAMVASKRRGKACRMQECHTELTQDVLVDIFSLLDTRSLVSASLVSRSWNAAACNNHLWQSLYATIFASDHNSSNAKDLLNGRRGEDNKENSSVDWREAFKRAYTVWLDGLKCGSGKCGPQPKMQPIVPKSSEQVVEYLLDGSSSMMSSDSDSDLDDCFDEWYIPKLWAHPLNQYRPG from the exons ATGTCAGACCAAGTTGAAAGATACCAAATTCTTGGTTACAAAGAGGCTCTAACAAGAACCCACCATTACCCTGTAGCTTGTAAGGAACTAAGCTTGATTCTACGAGAAGCTTATAACAAACTCCCCAAGAATCTTCAATCCCTCGTCTTTCAAGACACCCTTTCTTCCTTCAAACTCCTTCCTCA AATGTGGACAGACAATGCTGTTTCAGCGGCGCATCTCCTAGTTCAGAGTGCTGAGGCTACATTGCCCAAGCAGAAGAAGAATGTTGCTACaaaagaattcaaacaagcgATGGTTGCTTCTAAAAGGCGTGGCAAAGCGTGTCGGATGCAAGAAT GTCATACTGAATTGACACAGGATGTTCTTGTAGACATCTTCAGTTTGCTCGACACACGGTCATTGGTTTCTGCCTCACTAGTCTCCCG ATCATGGAATGCTGCAGCTTGTAATAACCATCTGTGGCAATCCCTATATGCCACGATTTTTGCAAGTGACCATAATTCCTCGAATGCCAAGGATTTGCTGAATGGCAGGCGAGGTGAGGATAATAAGGAGAACAGCAGTGTTGATTGGAGAGAGGCCTTTAAAAGAGCATATACAG TGTGGCTTGATGGCCTGAAATGTGGTAGTGGAAAATGCGGACCACAGCCTAAAATGCAGCCAATTGTTCCCAAATCATCTGAGCAG GTTGTTGAGTATCTATTAGATGGCTCTTCATCTATGATGTCGTCGGACAGTGATAGTGACTTGGATGATTGCTTTGATGAATGGTACATTCCCAAGTTATGGGCACACCCACTGAATCAGTACAGGCCAGGATAA
- the LOC118044371 gene encoding F-box protein At5g52880 isoform X1, with protein sequence MSDQVERYQILGYKEALTRTHHYPVACKELSLILREAYNKLPKNLQSLVFQDTLSSFKLLPQMWTDNAVSAAHLLVQSAEATLPKQKKNVATKEFKQAMVASKRRGKACRMQECHTELTQDVLVDIFSLLDTRSLVSASLVSRSWNAAACNNHLWQSLYATIFASDHNSSNAKDLLNGRRGEDNKENSSVDWREAFKRAYTDNSSKRLTTSRGYCLYCDMIVWLDGLKCGSGKCGPQPKMQPIVPKSSEQVVEYLLDGSSSMMSSDSDSDLDDCFDEWYIPKLWAHPLNQYRPG encoded by the exons ATGTCAGACCAAGTTGAAAGATACCAAATTCTTGGTTACAAAGAGGCTCTAACAAGAACCCACCATTACCCTGTAGCTTGTAAGGAACTAAGCTTGATTCTACGAGAAGCTTATAACAAACTCCCCAAGAATCTTCAATCCCTCGTCTTTCAAGACACCCTTTCTTCCTTCAAACTCCTTCCTCA AATGTGGACAGACAATGCTGTTTCAGCGGCGCATCTCCTAGTTCAGAGTGCTGAGGCTACATTGCCCAAGCAGAAGAAGAATGTTGCTACaaaagaattcaaacaagcgATGGTTGCTTCTAAAAGGCGTGGCAAAGCGTGTCGGATGCAAGAAT GTCATACTGAATTGACACAGGATGTTCTTGTAGACATCTTCAGTTTGCTCGACACACGGTCATTGGTTTCTGCCTCACTAGTCTCCCG ATCATGGAATGCTGCAGCTTGTAATAACCATCTGTGGCAATCCCTATATGCCACGATTTTTGCAAGTGACCATAATTCCTCGAATGCCAAGGATTTGCTGAATGGCAGGCGAGGTGAGGATAATAAGGAGAACAGCAGTGTTGATTGGAGAGAGGCCTTTAAAAGAGCATATACAG ACAATTCATCGAAGAGACTAACAACTAGTAGAGGCTACTGTTTGTACTGTGATATGATAGTGTGGCTTGATGGCCTGAAATGTGGTAGTGGAAAATGCGGACCACAGCCTAAAATGCAGCCAATTGTTCCCAAATCATCTGAGCAG GTTGTTGAGTATCTATTAGATGGCTCTTCATCTATGATGTCGTCGGACAGTGATAGTGACTTGGATGATTGCTTTGATGAATGGTACATTCCCAAGTTATGGGCACACCCACTGAATCAGTACAGGCCAGGATAA